The Candidatus Dechloromonas phosphoritropha genome includes a region encoding these proteins:
- the crcB gene encoding fluoride efflux transporter CrcB — MSVHHNLTALNFLAVGAGAAFGAWARWLLGLALNPLLIAVPLGTLAANVTGGYLVGLAVGLFHINTHFPLAWKLFAITGFLGGLTTFSTFSAEVVERLLAGQPAWAIGLASLHLAGSLTATWLGLLTVGATRIWG, encoded by the coding sequence ATGTCCGTCCATCACAACCTCACCGCCTTGAATTTTCTCGCTGTCGGCGCCGGTGCCGCTTTCGGCGCCTGGGCACGCTGGCTGCTCGGCTTGGCGCTCAATCCGCTGCTCATCGCGGTGCCGCTCGGCACGCTGGCCGCCAACGTGACCGGCGGCTACCTTGTCGGACTGGCGGTCGGCCTGTTTCATATCAACACGCATTTTCCGCTGGCCTGGAAACTGTTTGCCATCACCGGCTTTCTCGGCGGACTGACGACCTTCTCAACCTTCTCAGCCGAGGTCGTCGAGCGTCTGCTCGCCGGCCAGCCGGCCTGGGCCATCGGCCTCGCCTCGCTGCACCTAGCCGGTTCGCTGACGGCAACCTGGCTCGGCCTGCTGACGGTCGGGGCGACCCGGATCTGGGGCTGA
- a CDS encoding MarR family transcriptional regulator — protein MTEEAIMLAMALAERYATNMHGVLSCFDRIIITGTLPGACYAAGMTSYLYTHGIRVFDYPRFAEPLRDRIRERAQEVCLAAGIEIEHVSKSHIRKEELVARVLAGRGDAPGLVHVLSAMEACPSYKPWHDKGSGKTYLRPDQGKCLHYYFYFIDEELGLCYLRVPTWAPFGLQFYCNGHSALARTLTRERIDFLQQDNAFLRVADIAQAQALADAFSPDVLHPRLDRYAQWLCPVLDVFGSSYHWSLRQVEYSTDLMFRSEQILVPLYDAISRQAVLAANAERVSSFLGKKVTPQLAQEIGSRLSTRIEGRCIKHTMGAAGVKVYDKFSRVLRVETTVNDVSFFKHHRKVEHKDRHATRELAPLKKTIYSLIDLRDILLGCNQRYLAFLSSLDDPSAGERDLERLSMPRLGAAPGVKG, from the coding sequence ATGACCGAGGAGGCGATCATGTTGGCGATGGCTCTGGCGGAACGATACGCGACGAACATGCATGGCGTGCTTTCGTGCTTTGACCGGATCATTATCACCGGCACGCTGCCTGGTGCGTGCTACGCGGCAGGAATGACGAGTTATTTGTACACGCACGGAATTCGGGTATTCGACTACCCGCGATTTGCCGAGCCGCTGCGAGATCGCATTCGTGAGCGTGCGCAGGAGGTGTGTCTGGCGGCGGGTATTGAAATCGAGCACGTCAGCAAAAGCCATATTCGCAAGGAAGAGTTGGTCGCGCGAGTGCTCGCCGGTCGCGGCGACGCACCGGGTTTGGTGCATGTGCTCTCGGCCATGGAAGCCTGTCCGAGCTACAAACCGTGGCATGACAAAGGCAGTGGCAAGACTTACCTGCGCCCCGATCAAGGCAAGTGCCTGCACTACTACTTCTATTTCATCGACGAGGAACTGGGGTTGTGCTACCTGCGTGTGCCGACGTGGGCACCGTTCGGGTTGCAGTTCTACTGTAATGGTCACAGCGCTCTGGCAAGAACTCTGACGCGAGAAAGGATCGACTTCCTCCAGCAGGACAACGCCTTCCTGCGTGTCGCCGACATCGCGCAGGCGCAGGCGCTGGCGGATGCGTTCAGTCCCGACGTACTTCACCCGCGACTGGATCGCTATGCGCAGTGGTTGTGCCCAGTGCTTGACGTCTTTGGATCCTCGTATCACTGGAGCTTGCGCCAAGTCGAATACTCCACCGACCTGATGTTTCGCAGTGAGCAGATATTGGTTCCACTGTATGACGCCATTTCGCGCCAAGCGGTCTTGGCCGCCAACGCAGAACGCGTCTCCAGCTTTCTGGGCAAGAAGGTCACGCCACAACTGGCCCAGGAGATCGGTTCCCGGTTGTCCACCCGTATCGAGGGGCGCTGCATCAAGCACACCATGGGCGCCGCTGGCGTCAAGGTGTATGACAAATTCTCCCGCGTACTGCGGGTCGAAACGACCGTCAATGACGTGAGTTTCTTCAAACACCACCGCAAGGTGGAACACAAGGACAGGCACGCCACCCGAGAATTGGCGCCCCTGAAGAAGACAATCTATAGCCTGATCGACCTGCGCGACATCCTGCTCGGCTGCAACCAACGTTACCTGGCGTTCCTCTCCAGCCTCGATGACCCCAGTGCCGGCGAGCGTGACTTGGAGCGATTGAGCATGCCACGGTTGGGGGCGGCTCCCGGTGTCAAAGGGTGA
- a CDS encoding ArsR family transcriptional regulator, producing MNFFDPAEKALLQTMQRGEFNIHGWRRADLLSYLKLTPSAMSRQLARLRTLGLIKKVTHTYRYYLTRLGRSVVAAACSLTRFNIVPTMACAS from the coding sequence GTGAACTTCTTTGATCCTGCCGAGAAAGCCTTGCTGCAAACCATGCAACGCGGCGAGTTCAACATTCACGGTTGGCGTCGTGCCGATCTTCTCAGCTATCTGAAGCTCACTCCGTCCGCCATGTCGCGCCAACTTGCCCGACTGCGTACGCTCGGCTTGATCAAGAAAGTCACTCATACCTATCGCTACTACCTCACTCGATTGGGACGTTCAGTCGTCGCTGCGGCCTGCTCATTGACCCGCTTCAACATAGTGCCAACCATGGCTTGCGCATCCTGA
- a CDS encoding LysR family transcriptional regulator produces the protein MDRSAEMTAFVRSVDTGGFSAAAREMGLTPSALSKLVTRLEDRLGARLLQRTTRRLHLTPEGEAFYMRSRRILAEMDEAEAEVLQAGVRPQGLLRLHCGSAFGMHQLAPAIPLFLEQHPAVELEITISDEPLPAAMEGIDLAIRSGPLEESSLVARRICNLERVICAAPSYLARHGTPRTPDDLQQHNCLWITRLPVLRRWPFATDEGIRVVHIGGNVVANNAEAVLQLAVAGVGITRLTDVIVGDAIQRGELVPILRDWHHVAPVPLYATYPSGRNLSPKIRVMVDFLVEQFGNAPWRRGEHASSSSLVTNQFNHHKS, from the coding sequence ATGGATCGTTCGGCAGAAATGACCGCCTTTGTTCGCTCGGTCGATACCGGCGGGTTCTCGGCTGCCGCGCGCGAGATGGGCCTGACGCCCTCCGCTCTCTCCAAACTGGTGACCCGTCTCGAGGATCGGCTCGGTGCGCGCCTGCTGCAGAGAACGACGCGGCGTCTGCACCTTACCCCCGAGGGCGAGGCCTTCTACATGCGGTCGCGGCGCATCCTGGCGGAAATGGATGAGGCCGAGGCCGAGGTGCTTCAGGCCGGTGTGCGCCCGCAGGGGCTATTGCGCCTGCACTGCGGGTCGGCATTCGGCATGCACCAGCTGGCGCCGGCGATTCCGCTGTTTCTCGAACAGCACCCGGCGGTTGAGCTCGAAATCACGATCAGCGACGAGCCACTGCCGGCGGCGATGGAGGGTATCGATCTGGCGATCCGCAGCGGCCCGCTCGAAGAGTCGTCGCTGGTGGCGCGCCGCATCTGCAACCTCGAACGCGTCATCTGCGCCGCGCCGTCCTACCTGGCGCGACACGGAACGCCGCGCACGCCAGATGACCTGCAACAGCACAACTGCCTGTGGATCACCCGCCTGCCGGTCCTGCGGCGCTGGCCGTTCGCCACCGACGAGGGTATCCGCGTCGTCCATATCGGCGGCAATGTCGTTGCCAACAATGCGGAAGCCGTTCTCCAACTGGCGGTGGCCGGGGTCGGCATTACGCGCCTAACCGATGTGATCGTCGGCGATGCCATCCAGCGTGGCGAGCTGGTCCCGATCCTGCGCGACTGGCACCATGTCGCGCCGGTGCCGCTGTACGCGACTTATCCGAGTGGCCGCAATCTGTCGCCGAAAATTCGCGTTATGGTCGATTTTCTGGTCGAACAGTTCGGCAATGCTCCGTGGCGTCGCGGCGAGCACGCATCGTCAAGCAGTTTAGTCACTAACCAGTTCAATCATCACAAATCATGA
- a CDS encoding hemolysin III family protein, giving the protein MYHGEKFNAWTHLVGALLALGGAVWLLVLAAASGDWLKIFAIAVYGTTLVLLYSISTIYHSVRGRAKRVMRKLDHLSIYLLIAGSYTPFCLITLRGPWGWSLFGIVWTLALIGMLQEIKPRSEARVMSLVIYAVMGWIVLVAVNPLLASLGAAGFIWLAAGGVLYTVGIIFFVFDERFRHWHGIWHLFVIAGSLMHFIAILFYVL; this is encoded by the coding sequence ATGTACCACGGAGAAAAATTCAACGCCTGGACCCATCTGGTCGGTGCCTTGCTGGCTCTGGGTGGCGCGGTCTGGCTGCTGGTGCTTGCTGCGGCCAGCGGCGACTGGCTGAAGATTTTCGCCATCGCCGTTTATGGCACGACGCTGGTTCTGCTTTACAGCATTTCGACCATCTATCACAGTGTGCGCGGACGGGCCAAACGGGTGATGCGCAAGCTCGACCACCTGTCGATCTACCTGCTGATCGCCGGCAGCTATACGCCGTTCTGCCTGATAACGCTGCGCGGGCCGTGGGGCTGGTCGCTGTTCGGCATAGTGTGGACGCTGGCGCTGATCGGCATGCTGCAGGAAATCAAGCCGCGTTCGGAAGCACGGGTCATGTCGCTGGTCATCTACGCGGTCATGGGCTGGATCGTTCTCGTGGCGGTCAACCCCTTGCTGGCCAGCCTAGGCGCCGCCGGCTTCATCTGGCTGGCGGCGGGTGGTGTGTTGTACACGGTGGGGATCATATTCTTTGTCTTCGACGAGCGCTTCCGCCATTGGCACGGAATCTGGCACCTGTTCGTTATCGCCGGCAGCCTGATGCATTTCATCGCCATTCTGTTCTATGTGCTGTGA
- a CDS encoding integrase arm-type DNA-binding domain-containing protein: MALSDTTIRKAKPTDKPVRLSDDGGLYLLLNTNGSKWWRFDYRYAGKRKTLSMGVYPDVGLKDARERRDVARKLLANDIDPGENRKVQKSAKVERAANSFEVIAREWFAKMRPTWAASHADKIIARLENDVFPWLGGKAIAEITAPDVLSVIRRIDERGTLDTAHRAKSNISQVMRYAIATGKAERDPCPDLRGALPPLRHENFAAITDPVQVAELLRAIDGFRGTFVVKSALLLAPLLFVRPGELRKAEWAGFDFDKAEWRYLVTKTKTEHLVPLASQSVATLKELHALTGHGRYVFPGRDPQKPMSEAAVNAALRRMGYDTKTEITGHGFRAMARTILHEELHQKPEVIEHQLAHSVSDALGTAYNRTKFLKERKAMMQLWADYLDKLKVGAEVIPLHGNVA; the protein is encoded by the coding sequence ATGGCGCTATCCGATACGACCATCCGCAAGGCGAAGCCAACCGATAAGCCGGTAAGACTCTCTGACGATGGCGGGCTTTATCTCTTGCTCAACACCAACGGCTCAAAGTGGTGGAGGTTCGACTATCGCTATGCCGGAAAGCGCAAAACGCTATCGATGGGCGTCTACCCTGACGTCGGGCTGAAGGATGCCCGCGAACGTCGGGACGTTGCCCGCAAGTTGCTGGCCAATGACATTGACCCCGGCGAGAACCGGAAGGTGCAGAAGTCGGCAAAAGTGGAGCGGGCTGCAAACTCCTTTGAGGTCATCGCCCGCGAGTGGTTTGCAAAGATGCGCCCGACGTGGGCAGCGAGCCATGCCGACAAGATCATCGCACGCCTGGAAAATGATGTATTCCCCTGGCTTGGCGGCAAGGCCATTGCCGAGATTACCGCCCCCGACGTGCTGTCTGTCATTCGCAGAATCGACGAGCGCGGAACACTCGACACGGCGCACCGGGCAAAGAGCAATATCAGCCAAGTGATGCGCTACGCCATCGCCACCGGCAAAGCAGAGCGCGACCCTTGCCCTGATCTACGTGGCGCGCTTCCACCACTGCGCCATGAGAACTTTGCAGCCATCACCGACCCGGTACAGGTTGCCGAGCTTCTGAGGGCCATAGACGGCTTCAGGGGCACGTTCGTAGTCAAGTCGGCGCTGCTCCTAGCCCCGTTGTTGTTCGTGCGTCCTGGCGAGCTACGCAAGGCGGAATGGGCAGGGTTTGACTTCGACAAAGCCGAGTGGCGCTATCTGGTGACAAAGACAAAAACGGAACACCTTGTGCCACTCGCATCGCAATCGGTGGCGACCCTGAAAGAGCTACATGCCCTGACCGGACACGGGCGTTACGTCTTCCCCGGACGCGATCCGCAGAAGCCCATGAGCGAAGCCGCCGTGAACGCCGCCCTGCGTCGAATGGGATATGACACGAAAACGGAAATCACCGGGCACGGCTTCCGGGCGATGGCGCGGACGATTCTGCACGAAGAGTTGCACCAGAAACCGGAAGTGATCGAGCACCAGCTTGCACATAGCGTTTCCGATGCTCTTGGCACGGCATACAACCGCACCAAGTTCCTGAAAGAGCGCAAGGCCATGATGCAGTTGTGGGCTGACTATCTCGACAAACTGAAGGTGGGGGCGGAAGTCATACCGCTGCACGGAAACGTAGCGTAA
- a CDS encoding AlpA family phage regulatory protein, with the protein MANTIQQATTLPPEGYARLPQILAAFPVSRSTWWAGVKSGRFPKPVKLGPRTTAWRVSDIRALIAG; encoded by the coding sequence ATGGCAAACACCATCCAGCAAGCAACAACGCTTCCCCCAGAAGGCTACGCACGCCTTCCACAAATCCTAGCCGCTTTTCCTGTTTCCCGTTCAACGTGGTGGGCAGGCGTTAAGTCTGGACGCTTTCCAAAACCTGTAAAGCTCGGCCCTCGCACAACCGCATGGCGCGTGTCTGACATTCGCGCCCTGATTGCCGGATAA
- a CDS encoding helix-turn-helix domain-containing protein: MEKEKGHPKAAPKTLTSHYADISAAAQRKRLLDALRCGPITTIEARRNLDILMPAARVHELKHRHGYNIQTLRTRQETDCGKLHSIAQYVLLTGA, encoded by the coding sequence ATGGAAAAAGAAAAAGGCCACCCGAAGGCAGCCCCTAAAACACTCACCTCGCATTATGCCGACATTTCCGCTGCTGCTCAACGCAAACGCCTGCTCGATGCCCTGCGCTGTGGCCCGATAACGACAATCGAGGCCCGGCGTAATCTGGACATCCTGATGCCTGCGGCTCGCGTCCATGAACTGAAGCACCGGCACGGGTACAACATTCAGACCTTGCGAACGAGACAGGAAACGGACTGCGGCAAGCTGCACAGCATCGCGCAATACGTTCTACTGACGGGAGCGTAA
- a CDS encoding IS630 family transposase has protein sequence MGRTSGRAALLLTDEQRSRLSELAASRTAPLREVERAGVLLKYAQGVSITEIQRQLGVSRPMIYKCIDKALAAGIQAGLKDTYHRPHAPEITEEAKAWVVSVACTKPRELGLAAELWSISALARHVAKQAAASGFPRLAGAGKSTVWRILDANQLKPHKITYYLEKRDPDFDRKMHEVLMVHRDVSLYTEGAVHDGRPNPIYTVSVDEKPGVQAIGLTAPDRPPVPGKAPTVSRDYEYVRHGTVSILAGIDLHAGHVFAQVEDRHRSCEFIGLLRSIDAYYPPEAIIRVVLDNHSAHISKETMAYLATRPGRFEYVHTPKHGSWLNLIECAFSKMARTFLRHIRVASIHELKARILKGIDEMNATPVVFRWKKFDLEIA, from the coding sequence ATGGGACGGACAAGCGGGCGAGCAGCACTGTTGCTGACAGACGAGCAGAGGTCCAGGTTGTCTGAATTGGCGGCGTCGCGAACGGCGCCGTTGCGCGAAGTGGAGCGTGCCGGCGTGCTGCTCAAATACGCGCAGGGCGTATCGATCACCGAGATTCAGCGGCAGCTGGGCGTCAGCCGGCCGATGATCTACAAATGCATCGACAAGGCACTTGCGGCGGGCATTCAAGCCGGATTGAAGGATACCTACCACCGGCCTCACGCCCCGGAGATTACTGAGGAGGCCAAGGCTTGGGTGGTCAGCGTAGCGTGCACCAAACCAAGGGAGCTTGGACTGGCTGCGGAGTTGTGGAGCATCTCGGCGCTGGCCCGCCATGTGGCCAAACAGGCAGCGGCATCGGGCTTCCCACGGCTTGCCGGTGCGGGCAAGAGCACGGTCTGGCGGATTCTTGATGCAAACCAACTCAAACCCCACAAGATCACCTACTACCTGGAGAAACGGGATCCCGACTTCGACCGGAAGATGCATGAGGTGCTGATGGTCCACCGGGACGTTTCCCTCTACACCGAAGGCGCCGTTCATGATGGACGGCCGAACCCGATTTACACGGTCAGTGTCGATGAAAAGCCCGGCGTTCAAGCGATTGGCTTGACGGCGCCTGACCGGCCACCGGTTCCCGGCAAAGCGCCGACGGTGAGTCGGGATTACGAGTACGTCCGCCATGGAACCGTATCGATCCTGGCCGGCATCGACTTGCACGCCGGCCATGTGTTTGCCCAAGTCGAAGACCGGCACCGCAGCTGCGAATTCATCGGTTTGCTCCGTTCAATCGATGCGTACTACCCGCCGGAGGCCATTATCCGTGTCGTCCTCGACAATCACTCGGCCCACATCTCGAAAGAGACGATGGCTTACTTGGCGACGCGACCCGGACGTTTCGAGTATGTTCATACACCCAAGCATGGTTCTTGGCTCAACTTGATCGAATGCGCTTTCTCGAAAATGGCCCGGACCTTCCTCCGCCATATCCGCGTCGCCTCGATTCATGAACTCAAAGCGCGCATCCTGAAAGGTATCGATGAAATGAACGCCACCCCAGTTGTCTTTCGCTGGAAGAAATTCGACCTTGAAATCGCATAA